One region of Oncorhynchus nerka isolate Pitt River linkage group LG22, Oner_Uvic_2.0, whole genome shotgun sequence genomic DNA includes:
- the LOC115104523 gene encoding coagulation factor XIII A chain-like — MFSSAHCTGSNFPGRLESPICSSNAEQDDHRLPKFEDFGEAVAIPHGPSSDATLECVRVDMMQNENKSDHHCHLYKNNILIVRRAQEFQMTLQFNQPVNPSDNFQIEFYIGINTYMLNGTKIIISFDGSQSGNWTGRMIQQQGDACVVGITASADAIIGKYYTSVAVIGSNGISRTQKDPETEFYLLFNAWASNDEVYMPNEEDRQEYVMNENGYIYQEEPGYGRQWYYGQFVEGILDACIKILDDSHMPLVNRGDAVKVCRIGSAMMNSQDDRGVLVGNWSDDYSLGTAPTFWIGSDQILLQYVNKGPVSFAQCWVYAGTFNTFLRCLGIPARVITNFNSAHDNTGNIITDLVFNSVGNVLELNERLTRDSIWNYHCWNEAYLSRFDLPANQNLGGWQVVDSTPQETSDGYFRCGPCSVKAIKEGMLGYQFDAPFVFAEVNSDVYKYKLNSQTGKTELLSVDKTYVGMKILTKSIGGNNYEPMDITGTYKYPEGSSQDEETMKNAGRTYKAHLQYDDEQGVAMTLEIPQERVKIGQNFQMAVVFRNMSEDTRTIHGLLVGSTIYYTNIQRAQFKQETFDVTLNPMETSRIQVVVLAQNYMPKLGCQSSLRFVVTAKSMENNQDMTAIQIVNLKGPELAFAMSGPAKVNQEIFVKVEFTNPFPFSLHDVRMAIQGPNFISYREKLYNEIATGTSIAWIESSVPTRSGNTMIYAVLDCSVLGNVQGNWAVSVQA; from the exons CCACCCTGGAATGTGTGAGAGTGGACATGATGCAAAATGAGAACAAGAGCGACCACCACTGTCACTTGTACAAAAACAACATTCTCATCGTCCGCAGAGCCCAAGAGTTTCAGATGACCCTCCAGTTCAACCAGCCCGTAAATCCCAGTGACAATTTCCAGATTGAGTTTTACATTG GTATCAATACCTACATGTTGAATGGCACAAAGATCATCATCTCCTTTGACGGCTCACAATCTGGGAATTGGACCGGCCGCATGATACAGCAACAAGGGGATGCGTGCGTGGTGGGCATCACCGCTTCTGCGGACGCCATCATCGGGAAGTACTACACGAGTGTGGCGGTCATCGGGTCCAATGGAATCTCAAGGACACAAAAGGACCCTGAAACAGAGTTCTACCTCCTGTTCAACGCCTGGGCGTCCA ATGATGAAGTGTACATGCCCAATGAGGAAGACAGGCAGGAGTATGTGATGAATGAAAATGGCTACATATACCAGGAGGAACCAGGTTATGGAAGACAATGGTATTATGGTCAG TTTGTGGAAGGGATTCTTGATGCCTGTATCAAAATCTTGGATGACTCACACATGCCTCTAGTAAACAGAGGCGATGCTGTCAAAGTCTGCAGGATAGGCTCTGCAATG ATGAACTCCCAGGATGACCGCGGGGTCTTGGTGGGCAACTGGAGCGATGACTACTCCCTTGGCACTGCACCAACCTTCTGGATTGGCAGTGACCAGATCCTGCTCCAGTACGTCAACAAAGGGCCCGTCAGCTTCGCCCAGTGCTGGGTCTACGCCGGGACGTTCAACACCT TTCTGCGGTGTCTGGGCATCCCTGCCAGGGTGATCACCAACTTCAACTCCGCCCACGACAACACAGGGAACATAATCACAGATCTCGTCTTCAACTCAGTGGGAAATGTACTTGAACTGAACGAGCGCCTTACCAGAGACTCAATCTG GAATTACCACTGCTGGAATGAGGCTTACTTGTCCAGATTTGACCTCCCTGCAAACCAGAACTTAGGTGGCTGGCAGGTGGTGGATTCAACCCCCCAGGAAACCAGTGATG GATATTTCCGCTGTGGACCTTGCTCTGTCAAAGCCATCAAGGAAGGAATGCTTGGCTATCAATTTGATGCCCCGTTTGTGTTTGCTGAG GTGAATAGTGACGTTTACAAATACAAGCTAAACTCACAAACTGGGAAAACTGAGTTACTAAGCGTAGACAAAACTTATGTCGGCATGAAAATCCTGACAAAGTCCATTGGTGGAAACAATTATGAGCCAATGGACATTACAGGGACGTACAAATACCCAGAAG gcagtaGTCAAGATGAGGAGACCATGAAGAATGCCGGGAGAACCTACAAGGCGCATTTGCAATATGACGATGAGCAGGGCGTGGCGATGACGCTGGAGATCCCGCAGGAGCGTGTGAAGATTGGCCAGAACTTCCAGATGGCTGTGGTCTTCAGGAACATGAGTGAAGACACACGCACCATCCATGGCCTCCTGGTTGGCTCCACGATCTACTACACCAACATCCAAAGGGCTCAGTTCAAGCAGGAGACCTTTGACGTCACTCTGAACCCAATGGAGA CGTCGAGGATACAGGTGGTCGTGCTGGCCCAGAACTACATGCCCAAACTGGGTTGCCAATCCAGCCTCCGCTTCGTGGTGACGGCCAAGAGCATGGAGAACAACCAGGACATGACGGCCATACAGATAGTGAACCTGAAAGGCCCCGAGTTGGCCTTTGCG ATGAGTGGACCAGCGAAGGTGAACCAGGAGATATTTGTCAAGGTGGAGTTCACCAACCCGTTCCCATTCAGCCTGCATGACGTGAGGATGGCCATACAAGGGCCTAATTTCATCTCATACCGGGAAAAGTTGTACAA tGAGATCGCTACCGGCACCTCCATCGCCTGGATAGAGTCCTCTGTCCCTACGAGGTCTGGGAATACAATGATCTATGCTGTCCTGGACTGCTCGGTTCTTGGGAATGTGCAAGGCAATTGGGCCGTCAGCGTCCAGGCCTGA